Genomic window (Chionomys nivalis chromosome 7, mChiNiv1.1, whole genome shotgun sequence):
TAAGAGCGTACACGTGGAGTAGATTCCTAAACCACTTATAGCATTACTAGAAagtttatcattttatttctggTCTAAATTATaccactgtttatttttttaaaagataactctGCTGCTGGCCCATCTGTTCCTACTTGTTTGACTCTGGTGTAGTTCCATCCAGAAACTACCTGTGAGCCTGGGAGTCCCTGACCAGACAGCACGGGAACTAGGGGTGGGTTGTTTCCCCTCTGGCCACTGGTAATGGGAAACTGGGCAAAGGGCTGGGAACCTACCGCAACATACTGGAAACCCATGCCAACAATGAAGTTACAGGTCCAGTTGGAGAAACCAGCTACAGCCATGGCTGCTGGGCGGGGTCCCTGGCTGAAGAGCTCGGCCACAATGAACCAGGGGATGGGGCCGGGGCCGATCTCAAAGAAGGCCACAAAGCCAAATATGGCCAAGATGGAGACATAGCTCATGGCTGGAACCCGTTCCTAAAGACCAGGAAAGAAGAGTAGAAAATTTGGTCCTGGCCTCTCTAGATCTCTCTCCCCTTGCCCTAGGCCCAGAGAACTGAAATCTCCTTTCCAGGGCTTGTTGGGTAGAGGTTGCCATTCTAGGCTAGAACAGGCCCTGGAGCACCCCCTCTTCACCCCCTTTTCAGACGGGCCTGGAACTTGTAAGTCTTTCACCACAGCCTCCCAAAAGTTGAGCTGCCGTGGAGCGTGTCTGAGTGCTGCCATTTTATTGGCTGCCACAGATGGTTTCCAGGTGGAGATTGTACTGTAATGGTTGATTCCCAGCTTGGCTCTGAAGATGTTTCTTTGGGAATTATGGGTCCTGAGGCTTCACAGGGACTGCTAGACTTGTGCTATAGCTAGGCCCTGGTGTGGCCAGGGCACTTCAGAAGCAGACCAGACTCTAGAACCAAGCTCCCGTGGTCCCAGCACGCAGTCCCATAGCCCCATGGGTTGGACCGCTGTGTCCTCACAGCCCCCAGGCCTCACCAGCAGGAGCAGAGCCACTGTCATCAAGATGGCACAGCCACACATGCCTGCCAGGCCTAGGAGATGGAGCGTCCGTCGCCCAGCCCGTTCTACCAAGAGCACctgttggggtggggggtagggatCTGGTGAGTTGGGGAAAAACAAGAGCAGGATCTCTGAGGCACCCAGGGCTAAAGACCTAGTGATGTGGCCGCTCCACAGGCAAACAGTTACCGAGACCAACGTGAAGACCGTGTTGACCACACCAGCTCCTATGGTGGCATAGGCTGGCTGTCCTACGCCAGCTGACTCGAAGATGCTGGTTGAATAGTAGAAAACCTAGAAGTGAGGGAGCAGGAAGGACCATGGCAGGAATGTCTGGCCCTTTCCAACCACACCAAACTGGACTGAGCCTGAATGCTGATGGAGGAGATGGCTtattcccctctccctttccccaaaTTGCTACCTGACCCACTGTCTGCCTGGGTCTCCATACGTACAGCATTGATGCCGGAGAGCTGCTGGCTCAGTTGTAGCACAACCGCAATGATGAGAGGCTGCCGGTGGGTGCGgctgcccaggagctggggcagagaCATTGGCCGCTCTCGTTCCAACTTCCGCTTCTCATCCTTCAGCTCAGCCAGTGCATCAGACACATCAGCCCAGCCTGTTAGACGCTTCAGACCTGGGGGTGGGGAATGTCAGGCCTTATGGAGCCTGAGAGGAGGAGGGGTACTAGCAAGACGGATGGGATGGGGGTGTGAGCCTGGGCTGTATACAAGGGGAGAGCTCACTCTTTCGGGCAGGCCCCTCCAAGTTCCGGATGATGTAGAGGTATCTGGGGCTCTCGGGACAGAAGGGCAACAGAATCAGCTGCAGGAGGGCAGGAAGTACTGTGATAGCCAGAAGCAGTGGCCACAGGGTAGCTGTGCCCAGCATAGACTCCAAGCCCAACACCTGTGGGAGAAGGTAGGAAAGATAGAAAAGTGTCTTTACTCCTTCCTGCTCGACTATGGGTGTCCAATCCAACTCCTCCTCTTAACTCCTCTCAAGGTCAGGCCTTTACCTGGGCAATTAGAATGCCAATGACGATGGCCAATTGGTTGAGTGTTCCCAAGGCACCCCGAAGATGAGTGGGGGCGATTTCTCCCACATACATAGGCACCAAGCCTGACGTTAGCcctgggcagaaggaagaaaagagggttTACGGAAGCCCTTACATGATTGAGGACAGCAGGGGCACAACAGAGCCACTGCACCCATGGGTACCTGAGTAGGCGCCGATGAGGAAGCGGCCAAGAATGAGGATCTCATAGGAGGCAGCGGCGTTGGCTAGGCCCATGAGGGTGCCCCCCAGCACTGCCAAGACATTATTGGCCAGCATAGCCCTTTTCCTGGCAGTCATACAAGGAGGAGGGCTGGTCAGGGCACCCATGCTACGGCCCTCCTTCctacctccccacccctgctctcCAGCTCCATACCTTCCCAACCACTGAGAAATAATGCCAACGAGGAAGGAAGAAATCATGCCGCCCACAGAAAAGATGGCCACGGAGAGAGCCCAGAGTGTAGTAAGGGTGCCTTGTGGGATGGAATTGGGTCCCTCAGGACCCTGCCTCCCCAGCCATGTCGCATTGTAGCTCTGTTCAATCACCTGGGGGACGACATGGGAGTGAATCTAGAGACCTCTTTCTGTCGCCTCTGAGTGTTCACCCCACAGCTGTACCATCTCTCACCTTCTGTGGGGCATTGATGACCCCAATGTTGTAGCCAAACTGAAGGGAGCCGAGCACAGCCGAGAACACAGCGAGGACTAGAGTCCCAGTCACCCTCTGCCGAGGGGGTTCCCCATCCTGGACAGACAGAAACAAAGGGAAGCGTGTCACATAAAATCCCGTTTGGCTTCCTTCAGGGGCCCAGGCCCAGCCGGAGCATGAAGATCCTGGGCTCCATCCAATAGACTGGGTGAGAGAAAGTGGGCCATATTAGGAATTGTTCAAAGATTCCATTGTAAACAACTCAACAGGAACCTGGGCATGTAAGAAAAACGCATGTCTGGGGCCACACTACAGGCAAACCTCAGAATCCCCCTGTGACCTTGAGGCAGGCTTAGATTCGTGTGACCTTGGTTAAGTCACTTCCCCACTCTGAAGGGAACCTGAGCGTCCTCTTTTGTGAGGTGTTACTGCCTCCCTGGACTACCTGTCAGTCtgtggaaagactgtaaaagcTAAAATCGGCTGTTGATAATATCCCAGATATTGCCTGCTTTTATAAACTGTTAGGTTTAGTGTTAGTATCAGCCCTAATCCTCATCTCTTCCTTCTGGAAGCTCTCTTGGCCGGCTCCAGCAGTCCCTCAACAGGCCCTCAACAGGCCCAAGAACGGCCATTCCAGAAAGGGCATCTGGGTCGTTGCTTTTAAAATCTCGGCCTAACCTTCCCTCAACTCCTAAGCTGGGACCAAGGACCAGGGGATATAACGGGATTTTAGCAGGGAGAGAGAGCCATGCCcaagggaagaggcaggcatggtggtgtgaggGGCGGTGGCAGTGGTGACTGCTGCTGGCGGCACAGTCTGTCTCCAAGAGGAAACCTGAgctggggggtagggtgggggctgACACTCCCCTCTGCCCCTCCACCCACCGCAAGGCCAAGAGAAAGTTCAGCCTCCTGGAGGAGCgccaggagtgggggtggggcccCCGAAGTGCCTCGGTCCCAGAAACCCCGTGAGTCTGAATAGACCCGCAGCTCTGGGAGGGTGAGACTCCAGATCTGCCTTCCCAAGGAGAGATGAGGGCAGGAAGCCATTCAGTGCTGCGCACAGTAAGACAGGAGACAAACTCTCGATTCGTCGCAGCCTGGGCGCGTGAAGAGCCCTTCGGACCCACTCTGTCTCATGGAGGGATTGGAATCTGACCGTCACGGGTTGTCTAGGCTGAGTATAAATAGCCAGCCCCCCATTTCCAACCCCTGCGCCTGCGCAGGAACCGCCTCCTAGCTGACCCCAACCTCGACCCCAGCCCAAGAAAAGCCGGACCCGCGTCCCCGATTTGCCTCCGAATGCTGAACCTTACTTCAGAGCCGATCTGCTGGAAACCCGACGGCATCTTGTTTTAAAAGAACTGAAGACTCGGGCGCTGCAGTAAGAAAAAGCGAATAGAGTGTCTGGCCCCGGTCGGATGGGCAGAAGGCGAACCCTGGCGTCCCGAAGTAATGTGCACAGGGCGCGTCTGGTGGGACCCACTGCCACAACCCAGGAGCCGGAGAGCACCAGGGCTCTCCGGGATCTAGTGAGAACCGCTTGGTGGGGAAAAGATGCGGGGAGCTGTAGGCACCTCCTCACTCCCGCCCCGCCATGGGCCCCGCCCCTCACAACACCCATTGGCCAGGAGCCCGCACACCCCAAAAGGCCACGCCCCCACCTATAGCCTACTGTCGGGGGAGACACGCCCCTATGGTTCCCGCCAGCCTCGGAGTTTTCAAAGTAGGGTTCTTGGAACAAAAGGCTCCTCCCGCCAGCCAAAACTCTGGACTGCGAAATTTCTTAGAGTTGAGTGCAGCTGGTCCCCCTGTGAGGTCGAAGAGGAGGGCATGGGCTAAGGTGCATTTGCCAGGGTACCGGGTAACTTCAGCAGGGTGACACAGAGC
Coding sequences:
- the Slc2a4 gene encoding solute carrier family 2, facilitated glucose transporter member 4, with the protein product MPSGFQQIGSEDGEPPRQRVTGTLVLAVFSAVLGSLQFGYNIGVINAPQKVIEQSYNATWLGRQGPEGPNSIPQGTLTTLWALSVAIFSVGGMISSFLVGIISQWLGRKRAMLANNVLAVLGGTLMGLANAAASYEILILGRFLIGAYSGLTSGLVPMYVGEIAPTHLRGALGTLNQLAIVIGILIAQVLGLESMLGTATLWPLLLAITVLPALLQLILLPFCPESPRYLYIIRNLEGPARKSLKRLTGWADVSDALAELKDEKRKLERERPMSLPQLLGSRTHRQPLIIAVVLQLSQQLSGINAVFYYSTSIFESAGVGQPAYATIGAGVVNTVFTLVSVLLVERAGRRTLHLLGLAGMCGCAILMTVALLLLERVPAMSYVSILAIFGFVAFFEIGPGPIPWFIVAELFSQGPRPAAMAVAGFSNWTCNFIVGMGFQYVADAMGPYVFLLFAVLLLGFFAFTFLKVPETRGRTFDQISAAFRRTPSLLEQEVKPSTELEYLGPDEND